The Armatimonadota bacterium genome segment GTGCAAGGCCGAGCCCGAACGATGCCGGAGCCCGCACCAGTGCGTTCAGAAGGGTCTTGCGCCGCTGCCCGAAGGCTGCACGCACTACGTGGAAGAAGAGCGTTTCGTGCTCGACCGGAACTGCCCGGGCTGTGTGCGGAGTCAGCGTTACAATCTGTGAATCGACCTCCGGAGCCGGCTGGAACGCGGTGCGCGGCACCACTCCGTGCAGTTCGGCGTGCGTGGTGAACTGTACAAATACCGACAGCGCCCCATACTCCTTGCCGCCCGGCGCGGCCGCCATCCGTGCCGCAAACTCCCGTTGGACCAGCAGTACGGTCCGCCGCCACTCCGATGTTGAGGCCAGAAGGCGCTCTAAAATCGCCGTGGAGATGTAGTAGGGAATGTTGGCCGCAACCACACCGCGGACCGGGCCAAATGCGCGCGCCAGAAGGTCGGCGAGGTCCAGACGCAAGAAATCGGCGAAGATCAGGTCGAGGTTGGGGAATGCTTCACAGAGCTTGCGAAGCGGCGGTTCAAAGCGCGGATCGACTTCCACGGCCGTCACGCGCAAAGCGTCGCGGCACAGCAGTTTCGTAAGGGCGCCTAAACCGGGTCCGATTTCCAGAACGGGATCGTCGGGCGTGAGGTCCACCGCCCGTACGATCCGTTCCAGCGCCGCCTCATCACGCAGAAAGTGCTGGCCCAGCGATTTGCCGGACCGCGCCGGGCGCGGGAGCGGTTTTCTTTTGGCCGAACTTGTGGAAACCGTATCTGGCGCCATGGCTCTGTTGCAGACCCCTGTCGCATCCGCGCGGGGCCGTCGCGGCGAGAGCCCTAGTCCAGAATGTGAACACGGGCATGGTTCATATCTTTTATGCCGTTTGCACCGTGTTTCGAGTCGATTCCCAGGTCAATGCGGTTGCCCTTGATGGCACCACCGGTATCGGCGGCAACGGCATAACCGTAGCCCTCGATGTAGAGGCGAGTACCCAGTGGGATGAAGTGCGGATCCACCGCGACCACGCCGTATCCACCGCGCAGTCCCAGCTCGGTTCTACCCGAACCGGAGCCGCCGCAGTGAAACGGGTCGTATGTGGTGGCTCGCATGATCATCACCCGCCGTCCAGAGAAGTACCCGCGAGAGGCTAGCTCAAGCTTGTAACCCACCTGGATGATCGCTGCAACCGGTTTTCTAATCACACGGGATGAAAGCAGCACGCGCCGCAACACGGCCCCTCCCGCCCCGTACTCCTCACGATAAACGACGATTCGCTCACCGTTCACACCAGCGCGTAATGTGCGGCTGCAGCCGCTCCGAAGCGCCGATGTCGCCTTCCTCTGGGTGGAGTAAGGAATTGGCTCGCGCAGCGTCACCTTCTTTTCGCCGGCTGCGGTATTCACCGTAGCCGCGGAATGCGCGCTGCGTTCCCCGCCCGTCTGTCCAAACGCCGAACGCGCGCCGGGCAGCAAAAATGCAAACCCCAACGCAAGCGCCGTGGCGCAAGGAACAAAACGGAGAGGAGACTTGAGAAACACCATGGTTCCTCCTTTCCGTTTCCGTTAAGACACCAATTGGATGCCTGTAGTGTGAACCTCCTCGGACGTCGTCTCGGCCAGAATGGAACGACGAACTGTAACCGTGCCGGCGGCTGGATTTGAGGCGTTGCGGCGCCACGATTCCGGTTGTTTCCGCCACTACGGTTACCAGAGTCTGGCACACCGGATGGGTGATGTCAAGTTCGAACGGCCCGCCTGTGGCACATGCCACACACCGCGAGCGCCGGCTACTGCGGCGTAAACTCCTCAAAAAAGCTGCCGTTCGCATCCGTGCCGGTGGTCCAAACGGCATGCGTTTTCGGGTCCACCGCAAGTGTGTGCGATCCGGCGGGCGCCGGAACGGAGGGCAGCGGCTTCAAGCCGCCGTCGGTCTCCTGAACCACCCCAAACCAGCCCGCGCAGGCACAGTAGACTCTACGCGTGTGCGGGTCAAATGCAATCTGGTCGGCGCCCTTTGGAATCGGCGCAGACGCGATCAGCCGGCCGGTGAACAGGTTGAACTCCACCAGGATCCCATCGGCGCCTGCGGAGAACAGGCGGCCACGCGCATGATCCACGGCCAGACCGTGTGGCGAAGTTGCTGGAGCGGTGCGCCAAACCGAAGTTACGGTATTGGATTCCGGGTCGATCACCAGCACCGTGTCGTTCGCCTTGATGTTCTGGTACAGCCGGTTTGACGGTCGGTCGTATTCGATAAACTCTGGCGCGCCGGCAACCGGGATGTCGGCAACGCGCTGCATGGTGGAGGCGCGGACCACCCACACCTCAGCGCCGTCATCGTGATCGGCGTAAACCAGGCCGTTACGCGTGTCCAGCGCAATATCGTCTACCGGACCCGGAAGCGATGTGGATCCGACAGGCGCCAGCGTGGTTCGGTTCAGGGAGAGCACGCTGCCCTCCTCAGCGCCTAGCAGTACACGACCGTCCGTTGCGTCTATGGCCACGCCTTGCGTTTTGCCTACGTGCGGCGATGGCAGCACAATGCCCGTTTTAAGGTCGAGCACGGCCAGGCGCCCGGTACCTTTGTGTGTGGCATAAAGCCGTCGCGTCGCGGGGTCAACCAGCATGTAGTCAAAGCGCCCGCGTCCGCCCGGAACCGTAACCTTCGGGTGTTGGAACAACGGCAGGCGCTGCGCGCCGGCGCTTGCCATGACGCACAGCAACACGGCCGCGAGCGCCGAGGTCTCAAGGTTTCGCATCATCTCCTCCTGAACGATCGGTTTAGTAGAGTCTCAATAGCTGGTGCCCAGGTTCTGCGCGCGCTGCGGCGCCGCCAGGGCAGCAGCAGGCTTGAAGTGGCCATGCTTGCGTGCAACGCGGTTGTCCATGACGGCTGTGCTCGCCTCCTGTCCGTGGCAGCCGGCGCCAGGGCCGGCTGCCACGAGCAGCAGCAGAGTGAGCGCAATCCGAGTTCGCGGCGTGAGCCTGCGGGTCATCTGCTCCTCCTCCACGGCGTAATACCTACGGAGTGGTGACCGAGTTGCTGTAGAGATCGGTAACCAGCTGCGTGCAGCTCTCCGCGCCGGTCTGCATCG includes the following:
- the rsmA gene encoding ribosomal RNA small subunit methyltransferase A; amino-acid sequence: MAPDTVSTSSAKRKPLPRPARSGKSLGQHFLRDEAALERIVRAVDLTPDDPVLEIGPGLGALTKLLCRDALRVTAVEVDPRFEPPLRKLCEAFPNLDLIFADFLRLDLADLLARAFGPVRGVVAANIPYYISTAILERLLASTSEWRRTVLLVQREFAARMAAAPGGKEYGALSVFVQFTTHAELHGVVPRTAFQPAPEVDSQIVTLTPHTARAVPVEHETLFFHVVRAAFGQRRKTLLNALVRAPASFGLGLALDDRDECASILAAAGIDGLRRGETLSIAEFALLTQAFLAAGRPIESDVPR
- a CDS encoding G5 domain-containing protein encodes the protein MVFLKSPLRFVPCATALALGFAFLLPGARSAFGQTGGERSAHSAATVNTAAGEKKVTLREPIPYSTQRKATSALRSGCSRTLRAGVNGERIVVYREEYGAGGAVLRRVLLSSRVIRKPVAAIIQVGYKLELASRGYFSGRRVMIMRATTYDPFHCGGSGSGRTELGLRGGYGVVAVDPHFIPLGTRLYIEGYGYAVAADTGGAIKGNRIDLGIDSKHGANGIKDMNHARVHILD